In the genome of Monodelphis domestica isolate mMonDom1 chromosome 2, mMonDom1.pri, whole genome shotgun sequence, one region contains:
- the ZNF692 gene encoding zinc finger protein 692 isoform X8 translates to MAASLGSQRQKRRELDARRSKCRIRLGGHMEQWCLLKKQLGFSLHSQLAKFLLDRYNSPGCVLCAGPEPSIPQGLQYLVFLSHAHSRECSLVPGLRGPGSTEAGLVWECSAGHTFSWDPSSGPAPQGSSPSYIQHSALRNWWTKSGSWQEHEAQVTEHYDGTQESGIPSELGASSPLPSHLPPLKEETTPPSSSSPHADSSETGTPHPEEERDQPELDRIPQLSQENKTGPSRRRRQGPPPMPLDEDIAQIGPKRIRKAAKRELLPCDFPGCGKIFSNRQYLNHHKKYQHIHQKSFSCPEPSCGKSFNFKKHLKEHVKLHSDTRDYICEFCARSFRTSSNLIIHRRIHTGEKPLQCEICGFTCRQKASLNWHRRKHEEAAAAFQYPCEFCGKRFEKPDNVIAHCSKSHPVPRPGPDSSPTLSEPHTSPTISSSTPTISESSLS, encoded by the exons ATGGCTGCTTCCTTGGGTTCCCAGAGACAGAAACGAAGGGAATTGGATGCACGGCGAAGTAAGTGCAGAATCAGGCTAGGTGGCCACATGGAACAATGGTGTCTTCTCAAGAAGCAGCTCGGTTTCTCCCTGCACTCCCAACTTGCCAAGTTCCTGCTTGATAG GTACAATTCTCCAGGCTGCGTGCTCTGTGCAG GCCCTGAGCCATCCATTCCACAGGGTCTCCAGTATCTGGTATTCTTGTCCCATGCCCACAGCCGTGAATGCAGCCTGGTACCAGGGCTTCGGGGACCAGGAAGCACAGAAGCAGGGCTTGTATGGGAGTGTTCAGCTGGTCATACCTTTTCCTGGGACCCCTCCTCTGGCCCTGCACCCCAAGGTTCCAGTCCTTCTTATATCCAACATTCAGCACTAAGGAATTGGTGGACCAAGTCAGGGAGCTGGCAAGAACATGAAG CCCAGGTAACTGAGCACTACGATGGGACCCAAGAGTCTGGGATACCCAG TGAATTAGGTGCATCTAGTCCCCTTCCATCTCACCTCCCTCCACTCAAAGAAGAAACAACACCTCCATCCTCAAGCTCTCCTCATGCTGATTCATCAGAAACTGGGACACCCCAtcctgaagaagagagagaccaGCCTGAGCTAGATAGAATACCCCAACTGAGCCAAGAAAACAAGACCGGACCCAG CAGACGAAGACGACAAGGCCCTCCTCCCATGCCTCTGGATGAGGACATAGCACAGATTGGTCCCAAGAGGATCAG AAAGGCTGCTAAAAGAGAGCTCCTTCCTTGTGATTTTCCTGGCTGTGGGAAGATCTTCTCCAACCGACAATACTTAAAT CACCATAAAAAGTACCAGCATATCCATCAGAAATCCTTCTCCTGCCCAGAGCCAAGCTGTGGAAAGTCCTTCAACTTTAAGAAGCATCTGAAGGAACATGTGAAACTGCATAGTG ATACTCGAGACTACATTTGTGAGTTTTGTGCTCGCTCCTTTAGAACCAGCAGCAACCTTATCATCCACCGTCGTATCCATACTGGGGAAAAGCCATTACA GTGTGAGATCTGTGGCTTCACCTGCCGCCAGAAAGCCTCCCTCAACTGGCATCGGCGCAAGCATGAGGAGGCAGCAGCAGCTTTCCAATATCCCTGTGAGTTCTGTGGCAAACGATTTGAGAAGCCTGACAATGTTATTGCCCACTGCAGCAAAAGCCACCCTGTCCCTCGTCCTGGCCCTGACTCAAGTCCTACTCTCTCAGAGCCCCACACTTCACCCACTATCTCTAGTTCCACCCCTACCATCTCAGAATCTAGCCTTTCATGA
- the ZNF692 gene encoding zinc finger protein 692 isoform X3 has protein sequence MAASLGSQRQKRRELDARRSKCRIRLGGHMEQWCLLKKQLGFSLHSQLAKFLLDRYNSPGCVLCAGPEPSIPQGLQYLVFLSHAHSRECSLVPGLRGPGSTEAGLVWECSAGHTFSWDPSSGPAPQGSSPSYIQHSALRNWWTKSGSWQEHEAQVTEHYDGTQESGIPRGVAPLPETTLPHGEEEEEVEEDVDDEDDVSDVSPWTYSPSPDCELGASSPLPSHLPPLKEETTPPSSSSPHADSSETGTPHPEEERDQPELDRIPQLSQENKTGPSRRRRQGPPPMPLDEDIAQIGPKRIRKAAKRELLPCDFPGCGKIFSNRQYLNHHKKYQHIHQKSFSCPEPSCGKSFNFKKHLKEHVKLHSDTRDYICEFCARSFRTSSNLIIHRRIHTGEKPLQCEICGFTCRQKASLNWHRRKHEEAAAAFQYPCEFCGKRFEKPDNVIAHCSKSHPVPRPGPDSSPTLSEPHTSPTISSSTPTISESSLS, from the exons ATGGCTGCTTCCTTGGGTTCCCAGAGACAGAAACGAAGGGAATTGGATGCACGGCGAAGTAAGTGCAGAATCAGGCTAGGTGGCCACATGGAACAATGGTGTCTTCTCAAGAAGCAGCTCGGTTTCTCCCTGCACTCCCAACTTGCCAAGTTCCTGCTTGATAG GTACAATTCTCCAGGCTGCGTGCTCTGTGCAG GCCCTGAGCCATCCATTCCACAGGGTCTCCAGTATCTGGTATTCTTGTCCCATGCCCACAGCCGTGAATGCAGCCTGGTACCAGGGCTTCGGGGACCAGGAAGCACAGAAGCAGGGCTTGTATGGGAGTGTTCAGCTGGTCATACCTTTTCCTGGGACCCCTCCTCTGGCCCTGCACCCCAAGGTTCCAGTCCTTCTTATATCCAACATTCAGCACTAAGGAATTGGTGGACCAAGTCAGGGAGCTGGCAAGAACATGAAG CCCAGGTAACTGAGCACTACGATGGGACCCAAGAGTCTGGGATACCCAG GGGGGTGGCACCCCTACCTGAGACTACCCTGCCCCacggagaagaagaagaagaagtagaggaagacgtggatgatgaagatgatgtcAGTGATGTCAGCCCCTGGACCTACAGCCCCTCTCCGGATTG TGAATTAGGTGCATCTAGTCCCCTTCCATCTCACCTCCCTCCACTCAAAGAAGAAACAACACCTCCATCCTCAAGCTCTCCTCATGCTGATTCATCAGAAACTGGGACACCCCAtcctgaagaagagagagaccaGCCTGAGCTAGATAGAATACCCCAACTGAGCCAAGAAAACAAGACCGGACCCAG CAGACGAAGACGACAAGGCCCTCCTCCCATGCCTCTGGATGAGGACATAGCACAGATTGGTCCCAAGAGGATCAG AAAGGCTGCTAAAAGAGAGCTCCTTCCTTGTGATTTTCCTGGCTGTGGGAAGATCTTCTCCAACCGACAATACTTAAAT CACCATAAAAAGTACCAGCATATCCATCAGAAATCCTTCTCCTGCCCAGAGCCAAGCTGTGGAAAGTCCTTCAACTTTAAGAAGCATCTGAAGGAACATGTGAAACTGCATAGTG ATACTCGAGACTACATTTGTGAGTTTTGTGCTCGCTCCTTTAGAACCAGCAGCAACCTTATCATCCACCGTCGTATCCATACTGGGGAAAAGCCATTACA GTGTGAGATCTGTGGCTTCACCTGCCGCCAGAAAGCCTCCCTCAACTGGCATCGGCGCAAGCATGAGGAGGCAGCAGCAGCTTTCCAATATCCCTGTGAGTTCTGTGGCAAACGATTTGAGAAGCCTGACAATGTTATTGCCCACTGCAGCAAAAGCCACCCTGTCCCTCGTCCTGGCCCTGACTCAAGTCCTACTCTCTCAGAGCCCCACACTTCACCCACTATCTCTAGTTCCACCCCTACCATCTCAGAATCTAGCCTTTCATGA